A genomic stretch from Amia ocellicauda isolate fAmiCal2 chromosome 23, fAmiCal2.hap1, whole genome shotgun sequence includes:
- the arhgef33 gene encoding rho guanine nucleotide exchange factor 33, translating into MQLQALTAELKSGLMGAMQALSSLQHRDDSLDEQVMTYQSQLDDKLLGIRNTLNSFKEELSTALFQIKEINGRHKEMQKALDIFQMEVNLLSSQQRKGYKEGLLPDSHRCLQSQTELNVIQHYFASLSNSSSPKGANSEQEASSHLRGVSKSPVWRERKNTRDYSEAPNTNENGKRQSAALELLESERVYVSYLSLLLKANITFNGSEAMHIKDKRPFPSSLRFLIQQHLELLHVLQERVLKCQWQGIMGDVFMKLTSKESDFLDYYVAYLKELPECLSVVNMYSASSLKASSLFQGDATGDEHWPSLHALLLQPVQRIPEYLLLLQNLLKHTVPEHPDYYLLLICIQQFQAFTLQCTPLLQHNEELLQHNRKELKRSSLKQLFKTVDCGPQPDELESSFSPSSALLQRANQVKRSKQKLLEQMQCKKYQDWEDEPQRFDLVDGDNQGAFFSPDTELRLKPQALQSIPETEQEGGSLEHQPCKRSTLHSTLGEQLGEFLLPGEALSMEGVYKDADSLHNALLFDNCSTASSDSSIDIAFVRCPKSHAAEACTDSFNLSSRRWASPEELALRRCRPLQAIQRKSKSLNGLQLDSPVSNDILLGVAAHSKSTVCQSPLSGGGSQHAKLECQSSKGSAGCKAQRSISPLQKPEAEGRTSSEEDGLRRDHEKVFTVPIPITECLLPLNHNIGYSLKKKKKKKRLGYSVQEPAGHSWGGEEARWKRGGEENSQASFSESNRKQDQKGGFRSSFRKLFKKKSGGSDSKDKSSEKSTLDHSAFSDKELLKIPRSSRMGEIERGTAV; encoded by the exons GAGGAGCTGAGCACTGCCTTGTTCCAAATTAAAGAGATCAATGGCAGGCACAAGGAGATGCAAAAAGCTCTGGACATCTTTCAGATGGAAGTGAACCTTCTCTCCAGTCAACAAAG AAAGGGCTACAAAGAAGGCCTCTTACCTGATAGCCACCGATGTCTACAGAGCCAGACGGAACTCAATGTGATCCAGCACTATTTTGCAAGTCTGTCCAACAGTTCATCTCCTAAAG GTGCAAACTCTGAGCAGGAAGCCAGTTCTCACCTGCGAGGTGTGTCCAAATCCCCAGTGTGGAGAGAGCGCAAAAACACCAGAGACTACAGTGAAGCACCAAATACTAATGAAAATG GTAAGAGACAGAGTGCTGCATTGGAGCTCTTGGAATCTGAGAGAGTCTATGTGTCCTACTTATCTTTACTGCTGAAGGCCAACATCACCTTTAATGGATCTGAAGCCATGCACATCAAAGACAAGAG gCCTTTCCCCAGTTCCCTGCGCTTCCTCATTCAGCAGCACCTGGAGCTGCTTCACGTCCTGCAAGAGAGAGTCCTGAAATGCCAGTGGCAAGGCATCATGGGAGATGTGTTTATGAAGCTGACAAGCAAAGAG AGCGATTTTCTCGATTACTATGTGGCATATCTAAAGGAGCTGCCtgaatgtctttctgttgtgaaCATGTACAGTGCCAGTTCACTCAAAGCTTCAAGCCTTTTCCAG GGGGATGCCACTGGGGATGAGCATTGGCCTTCCCTGCATGCACTGCTTCTTCAGCCAGTGCAGCGGATCCCAGAATATCTGCTGCTGCTACAG AATCTGTTGAAGCACACGGTGCCAGAGCATCCAGATTACTACCTGTTACTGATCTGTATCCAGCAGTTCCAGGCCTTCACCTTGCAGTGCACTCCACTGCTGCAGCACAATGAAGAGCTGCTCCAACACAACAGGAAAGAGCTCAAGAG GTCTTCCTTGAAACAACTCTTCAAGACAGTGGACTGCGGCCCTCAGCCTGATGAGCTGGagtcctccttctctcccagctCTGCCTTGCT gcaACGGGCAAACCAGGTGAAGAGAAGCAAACAGAAGCTACTGGAGCAAATGCAGTGCAAGAAGTACCAAGACTGGGAGGACGAGCCACAGAGGTTTGACTTAGTGGATGGCGACAACCAGGGTGCCTTCTTCAGCCCTGACACAGAGCTGCGACTGAAGCCCCAAGCTCTGCAGAGCATACCTGAAACTGAGCAGGAGGGAGGCTCTCTGGAGCACCAGCCCTGCAAGAGGTCGACCCTGCACAGCACCCTGGGAGAGCAACTGGGGGAGTTTCTGCTGCCTGGGGAAGCACTTAGTATGGAGGGGGTTTACAAGGATGCTGATTCCCTCCACAATGCATTGCTCTTTGACAACTGCTCCACCGCCTCTTCCGACTCCAGCATCGACATTGCCTTTGTCCGCTGCCCAAAGAGCCATGCAGCTGAGGCCTGCACAGACAGCTTCAATCTCTCAAGCCGACGGTGGGCCTCACCTGAAGAATTGGCTCTACGGCGGTGCCGCCCCCTGCAGGCCATCCAGAGGAAGAGCAAATCTCTCAATGGCCTCCAGCTGGACAGCCCTGTTAGCAACGATATTCTCCTGGGTGTCGCAGCCCACAGCAAAAGCACTGTGTGCCAGAGCCCGctgagtggtgggggcagccaGCATGCTAAGTTGGAGTGCCAATCCAGCAAGGGCTCAGCAGGATGCAAAGCTCAGAGGAGTATAAGCCCGCTGCAGAAACCAGAGGCTGAGGGCCGAACTAGTTCTGAAGAAGACGGTTTGAGGAGAGACCATGAGAAGGTATTCACAGTCCCCATACCGATCACTGAATGTTTGCTGCCACTAAACCACAATATTGgttatagtttaaaaaaaaaaaaaaaaaaaaagagattagGATAT TCTGTGCAGGAGCCTGCGGGCCATTCATGGGGTGGTGAGGAGGCGAGGTGGAAGAGGGGTGGCGAGGAGAACAGCCAGGCCTCCTTCAGCGAGAGCAACAGGAAGCAGGACCAGAAAGGAGGGTTCAGGAGTTCCTTCCGCAAACTCTTCAAAAAAAA GTCTGGTGGCTCTGACAGTAAAGACAAGTCGAGTGAGAAATCAACATTGGATCACTCTGCCTTCAGTGACAAGGAGCTGCTGAAGATACCACGAAGCTCTCGTATGGGAGAGATCGAAAGAGGAACAGCGGTGTAA